From Caretta caretta isolate rCarCar2 chromosome 14, rCarCar1.hap1, whole genome shotgun sequence, the proteins below share one genomic window:
- the LOC142068332 gene encoding H-2 class II histocompatibility antigen, E-S beta chain-like isoform X3: protein MGVGRILGAGSCWAGALLVTLTVLRTHLARCTEPPGRYVYQQNSECLFTNGTERVRFLDRALYNGRQFLHFDSELGVYVADTELGRPDAELWNSQPETLAYKRGQVDRFCRHNYEVDAPFTVARRVQPKVKVSPTTSGSGSHSHLLVCSVTGFYPGGIEIKWLKNGQEQTAGVVSTELLQNGDWTFQILVMLEMSPRRGDVYTCQVEHISLQDPLSVHWEAQSDSARSKMLTGVGGFVLGLIFLVPGLLIYLKNKKGRPVPQPAGLLS, encoded by the exons ATGGGGGTGGGTCGGatcctgggggctgggagctgctgggctggggctctGCTCGTGACACTGACGGTGCTGAGAACCCACCTGGCTCGTTGCACGGAGCCCCCAG GGCGGTACGTGTACCAGCAGAACTCGGAGTGTCTGTTCACCAACGGCACCGAGCGGGTCCGGTTCCTGGACCGGGCCCTCTACAACGGGCGGCAGTTCCTGCACTTCGACAGCGAGCTGGGGGTGTACGTGGCGGACACGGAGCTGGGCCGGCCCGACGCCGAGCTCTGGAACAGCCAGCCCGAGACCCTGGCGTACAAGCGGGGCCAGGTGGACCGGTTCTGCCGGCACAACTACGAGGTGGACGCGCCTTTCACCGTGGCCCGGAGAG ttCAGCCCAAGGTGAAAGTTTCCCCCACAACATCGGGGTCTGGGTCCCACTCCCACCTGCTGGTTTGCTCCGTGACGGGGTTTTACCCCGGGGGGATCGAGATCAAGTGGCTGAAGAACGGGCAGGAGCAGACGGCCGGGGTGGTGTCCACGGAGCTGCTCCAGAACGGAGACTGGACCTTCCAGATCCTGGTGATGCTGGAGATGAGCCCCCGGCGCGGGGACGTCTACACCTGCCAGGTGGAGCACATCAGCCTGCAGGACCCCCTCAGCGTGCACTGGG AGGCGCAGTCTGACTCCGCCAGGAGCAAGATGCTGACGGGCGTCGGGGGCTTCGTGCTGGGGCTGATCTTCCTGGTGCCGGGACTCCTCATCTACCTGAAGAATAAGAAAG GGCGCCCAGTTCCCCAACCTGCAG ggctCCTGAGTTAG
- the LOC125621142 gene encoding HLA class II histocompatibility antigen, DR alpha chain isoform X1, with protein sequence MGAGRGVPMAQLALLTLLALPGTGAVRVEHMSSQVNFYQRTDLAQQESGEYMQEFDQDEMFHVDLERKETVWRLPDFSKFTSFEAQGALGNIAVLKNNLEILIKRSNHSRAQNVPPEVTVFPEDPVELGEPNVLICFADKFFPPALSMTWLKNGQEVTGGVYETDFYPRQGDSFRKFSYLPFLPSQGDFYDCRVEHWGLPEPFTKHWEAQMPTPVPETTETLVCALGLAVGIIGIIAGTILIIKGMKMNAARNPRGPL encoded by the exons ATGGGTGCAGGACGGGGCGTCCCcatggcccagctggccctgctcACCCTGCTGGCCCTGCCGGGCACCGGGGCAGTGAGAG tggAGCACATGAGCTCCCAGGTGAATTTCTACCAGCGGACGGACCTGGCCCAGCAGGAGTCTGGCGAGTACATGCAGGAGTTCGACCAGGACGAGATGTTCCACGTGGACCTGGAGAGGAAGGAGACCGTCTGGCGCCTGCCCGACTTCAGCAAGTTCACCAGCTTCGAGGCGCAGGGCGCCCTGGGCAACATCGCCGTGCTGAAGAACAACCTGGAGATCCTGATCAAGAGGTCCAACCATTCGCGGGCCCAGAACG TGCCCCCTGAGGTGACCGTGTTCCCTGAAGACCCCgtggagctgggggagcccaACGTCCTGATCTGCTTCGCGGACAAGTTCTTCCCGCCCGCGCTCAGCATGACGTGGCTGAAGAACGGGCAGGAGGTGACGGGGGGCGTCTACGAGACCGACTTCTACCCTCGCCAGGGTGACTCCTTCCGCAAGTTCTCCTAcctgcccttcctccccagccagggCGACTTCTACGACTGCCGGGTGGAGCACTGGGGGCTGCCCGAGCCCTTCACGAAGCACTGGG aAGCCCAGATGCCCACCCCCGTCCCCGAGACCACCGAGACCCTGGTGTGCGCCCTGGGCCTGGCCGTGGGCATCATCGGCATCATCGCGGGCACCATCCTCATCATCAAGGGCATGAAGATGAACGCCGCCCGCAACCCGCGGGGCCCCTTGTGA
- the LOC125621142 gene encoding HLA class II histocompatibility antigen, DR alpha chain isoform X2, whose amino-acid sequence MGAGRGVPMAQLALLTLLALPGTGAVRVEHMSSQVNFYQRTDLAQQESGEYMQEFDQDEMFHVDLERKETVWRLPDFSKFTSFEAQGALGNIAVLKNNLEILIKRSNHSRAQNVPPEVTVFPEDPVELGEPNVLICFADKFFPPALSMTWLKNGQEVTGGVYETDFYPRQGDSFRKFSYLPFLPSQGDFYDCRVEHWGLPEPFTKHWEAQMPTPVPETTETLVCALGLAVGIIGIIAGTILIIKGMKMNAARNPRGPL is encoded by the exons ATGGGTGCAGGACGGGGCGTCCCcatggcccagctggccctgctcACCCTGCTGGCCCTGCCGGGCACCGGGGCAGTGAGAG tggAGCACATGAGCTCCCAGGTGAATTTCTACCAGCGGACGGACCTGGCCCAGCAGGAGTCTGGCGAGTACATGCAGGAGTTCGACCAGGACGAGATGTTCCACGTGGACCTGGAGAGGAAGGAGACCGTCTGGCGCCTGCCCGACTTCAGCAAGTTCACCAGCTTCGAGGCGCAGGGCGCCCTGGGCAACATCGCCGTGCTGAAGAACAACCTGGAGATCCTGATCAAGAGGTCCAACCATTCGCGGGCCCAGAACG TGCCCCCTGAGGTGACCGTGTTCCCTGAAGACCCCgtggagctgggggagcccaACGTCCTGATCTGCTTCGCGGACAAGTTCTTCCCGCCCGCGCTCAGCATGACGTGGCTGAAGAACGGGCAGGAGGTGACGGGGGGCGTCTACGAGACCGACTTCTACCCTCGCCAGGGTGACTCCTTCCGCAAGTTCTCCTAcctgcccttcctccccagccagggCGACTTCTACGACTGCCGGGTGGAGCACTGGGGGCTGCCCGAGCCCTTCACGAAGCACTGGG aAGCCCAGATGCCCACCCCCGTCCCCGAGACCACCGAGACCCTGGTGTGCGCCCTGGGCCTGGCCGTGGGCATCATCGGCATCATCGCGGGCACCATCCTCATCATCAAGGGCATGAAGATGAACGCCGCCCGCAACCCGCGGGGCCCCTT ATAA
- the LOC125621142 gene encoding HLA class II histocompatibility antigen, DR alpha chain isoform X3: MSSQVNFYQRTDLAQQESGEYMQEFDQDEMFHVDLERKETVWRLPDFSKFTSFEAQGALGNIAVLKNNLEILIKRSNHSRAQNVPPEVTVFPEDPVELGEPNVLICFADKFFPPALSMTWLKNGQEVTGGVYETDFYPRQGDSFRKFSYLPFLPSQGDFYDCRVEHWGLPEPFTKHWEAQMPTPVPETTETLVCALGLAVGIIGIIAGTILIIKGMKMNAARNPRGPL, encoded by the exons ATGAGCTCCCAGGTGAATTTCTACCAGCGGACGGACCTGGCCCAGCAGGAGTCTGGCGAGTACATGCAGGAGTTCGACCAGGACGAGATGTTCCACGTGGACCTGGAGAGGAAGGAGACCGTCTGGCGCCTGCCCGACTTCAGCAAGTTCACCAGCTTCGAGGCGCAGGGCGCCCTGGGCAACATCGCCGTGCTGAAGAACAACCTGGAGATCCTGATCAAGAGGTCCAACCATTCGCGGGCCCAGAACG TGCCCCCTGAGGTGACCGTGTTCCCTGAAGACCCCgtggagctgggggagcccaACGTCCTGATCTGCTTCGCGGACAAGTTCTTCCCGCCCGCGCTCAGCATGACGTGGCTGAAGAACGGGCAGGAGGTGACGGGGGGCGTCTACGAGACCGACTTCTACCCTCGCCAGGGTGACTCCTTCCGCAAGTTCTCCTAcctgcccttcctccccagccagggCGACTTCTACGACTGCCGGGTGGAGCACTGGGGGCTGCCCGAGCCCTTCACGAAGCACTGGG aAGCCCAGATGCCCACCCCCGTCCCCGAGACCACCGAGACCCTGGTGTGCGCCCTGGGCCTGGCCGTGGGCATCATCGGCATCATCGCGGGCACCATCCTCATCATCAAGGGCATGAAGATGAACGCCGCCCGCAACCCGCGGGGCCCCTT ATAA